agtaaaaaacaaaaaacaacaaaaaaaaatgatgtttttctATGGGGTTGGAAAGGCCACGCGATGCATTGTGGGTCACAAGCGCCATTTTTAGGGTCAAAGACTGTTTGTTCACATTGGTGCTCCATTCACAGATCTGCCACTTTTAAGGAACGCCGGTAAATGTAACGGAGCAGCAGGCTGAAGCGTTCAGGCCGTTAGTCGCGTCGGTAACGGCAGAATGTCCCGGTACGTTCGGCTCACGGTAACACCAACAGCAGCTAGTGTTTTTCGGCACCATTTCACCAAAGCTTCACCCCGGAGTCGCCGCCGCCGTTTTTTTTTCCGGGATTGGAGTCTGAAACCGTTAAGAGCGACTCCTTTGCACGGTTTTATATCACTAACATTACAACaacaaggacaacaacaaaaaaaaaaccacacgcTTCTTTTCCCGTTGGTGACCGCTGACCACTTCCTGTGTTACAGAGATGACAGGACCCATCCAGGAAATGACCCGCAACAGCCAGCAGAGGGAGGCGCTCCCCTACACCTCCATCTCCTGCCACGAGAAGGTAAACGccacccaccacacacacgGGTTGTGTTCAAGTGTCGGTGCCCGACCAGTCACTGTCTCCCCCCctactccctccctccctccctccctgcatcAGATGGGGGAGGTTGTGTTCGAGGAGCGTCAGTACGCGGCCGGCCACTGGGCCTGTGTGACGCAGAGTGAAGCGCTGTACGAACAGAGCATCTCCAAAGGGTTCATGAAGCTGATGCGTTTCATCTGTAAAGAGAACTCCGCAGGTATTCACCCAAATCAATAACGTTCTGATGTCGCACTGACAAATATTTGTTCTGATGCACATaaaagcgtcagctctcctctcagacTCTGTCACCACCTTCAGATCCCAGCTTAGAGTTTCATCTGCCGTCATTTCCACATATGCTTCACAAATACgtatgtgtttcattttcattgtgttttgttgaaacaGCTTTGTACAGTGACCTTAAATGTCCAATTCCCAGGTGgcaaacatacggcccgtgggccaaaagcggcctGCTAGAGGCTCTAATTTGGCCGGCAGCCTGAATTTTGCCAAAGTTACACAGAAGACTGtagtttttcaatgaaaataacttctgtcCCTAATTTGCAATCCACTGTTTcattcagagaagtggacagaacacaacactgagacccaggactaaacagcagacagcaacaAACCCAaggcatttttacttttttttaaaagggttgTTTATTAACTGTGAACATTCttctaatttacttgttcttcttcttctaaatcaaatggaaaaagtctggagttgtggTTAGTTTTCGGTCAGAGTGTGGACCAGGGTGCTGATGGGGTGTCGATGGTGTGCAGGTCGGTACCTGGGGATGACGGTGCCGGTGCTCAGCAACATCCAGGTGACGGCGGACGGACACGCGTTCCACAAGGAGGTGGAGACGGCGTTCTACCTGCCGGCCCAGTTCCAGAACGACCCGCCCCGGTCCTTTGACCCGGACGTGTCCATCGTCCACAGAGGGCCCATCAACGTCGTCACCAGGTCACAAAACCTTCACCTTTGTCATCACCGTCCCTGAAGGCAGCGTTTTTCGCCTGATCATCTGATTgggccctaaaaaaaaaaaaaagcctccacctggatttaactaattAAATAACCAGGAGCAAtgatgcaatgagcagcttctcatttcttaaacaaccacgTGGAAAGACGCAtcatgtggtgatggagaagatgtttgtctgtttgagaagTTTCAAATTATTGGCTTAGAAAATATCTAAGGAGACTAAagtagaaactactaaaactaggTTAAAAACCGTCCGacgctgcattattaaaaactggaaggatggtgaggaaccatcgtcttccaggaagaaatgtggtcggaaaaaaaCTCCctgattaaatgtttgaaatcaaATGGATAGAAAACCAACAGACGAActgtttaatagtgaaaatgAGATAATTTCCACATgaacaatgtgaagggaactgaagggactgaacagctgtgtaaagaaaaccactaatcagtgaatAAAACCGGGGAAAAGGCTCTGGAGACACGGAAGAAGGTCGTGTGGTCTTGGACGAATGCGTCCAACCAAATATTAGAATGAagccttttctctcttttttttggccCGTCTGTTTATAATCGAACTCTTCGATCTGCATCAGCCAATAGAAACTGATCAGCTGCTTCGCTAATGTTGTGATGTCACTAATCCCTGCGTCGTGTGACTGACACTGCTCTCTGATCGGCCGTCAGGGTGTTCTTCGGGACGACCACCGAGGAGACGGTGTCCCATCAGGTCCGTCTTCTGTGGGAGATGCTTGGCGCGAGGGAAGACCTCCACAGAGAGCGCTACCTGGTGGCCGTGTACGAGAACCCCGGCGTGCCGCGGCGCCGCAACGAGATCTGGTTCATCCGCCGCGACGCATAGACTCACCGCATCACgtctcgcctcctcctcctccaccaccaccaccacctactGGTTGTCCATTCACACACTTCCTGTCTCAAACTGGCCAATCAGTGCAGGCGGCGccaagccccgcccccatccAGTCACAGGACCCGTTGGTGTCGAGGGAAGGTGTCCTGGTTGGTCGGTTTGTCCATGTCCTCGTTGAtcctacgtgtgtgtgtgtgtgtacgtgtcaTTATGCACACGCCCATCTGAGGCTCCACCCCCTTCCCTGGTCAGCACGCAGCGTCAATCAGTCAAGATGGCGGCGCAGAGGCGGAGGCGGAGCCTCCACCTCAGGTCACCACAACCGGATGGTGATTGTCAGCCATCTTGGAAGTGATCTAATCATGTttttagattcttttttttttttcctgctgcattTGATTTGTTGACCAGTGACTCTCTTCAGATGAAAgtcttgtgttatttttccttctgtttatcCGAGAAATAAAATCCTATTTAAAGATACATCATCTCTGATTAATTAATGAACTTAGCTGAAGGATTAATCAACCTGAGTCTCATTTCTTCAAACCaaaacatctttatttacaaaaacaaagctgacggTCAACTCTCCAACgtcaaattaagaaaaaaaaaaaaacactaaaaacaacaggaagaaaggggcggggcttctGTGTGATGTCATCCAGGTCAGAtcggatcagatcagatcagccactgcagagagaaaacaaacatcacaGGTCAGAGACTAACATTAAGCTAACGGTAGCTAATATGGCGCTTCCGTACAGGTTCCATGTCCTGTCTCTCTACggcctgtctctgtctcctgtaCTTCCTGTCTCTGGCTCCTGTACTTCCTGTCTCTGAATCCTGTACTTCCTGTCTCTGAATCCTGTACTTCCTGTCTCTGACTCCTGCACTTCCTGTCTAACATGGTGTTTCCGTACAGGTTTCTCTGGTTCCTGTCTCTAGggcctgtctctgtctcctgcaCTTCCTATCTCTGACTCCtgcacttcctgtctctggCTCCTGCACTTCCTGTCTCATGTACTCCGTCGGTTCTTCTCTGTTCCTGTCTCTGGCCTGCCTTCTGTCTACATGTGTTTCCGTACAGGTTTCTCTGGTTCCTGTCTCTAGggcctgtctctgtctcctgcaCTTCCTATCTCTGACTCCtgcacttcctgtctctggCTCCTGCACTTCCTGTCTCATGtactccctgtctctgtctcctgtaCTTCCTGTCTCTGGCTCCTGCACTTCCTGTCTAACATGGTGTTTCCGTACAGGTTTCTCTGGTTCCTGTCTCTAGGgcttgtctctgtctcctgcaCTTCCTGTCTCATGCATTTCCTGTGTCTGACTCCtgcacttcctgtctctgtctcctgcacttcctgtctctgtctcctgcacttcctgtctctggCTCCCGTCTCCGTACCGTTCATGGGCATCTCGTCGATCTGGGTGGAGTAGTACTGCTCGATGTCTCTCAGGATCCGAATGTCGTCGTTCTTCACAAAGTTGATGGCCACACCCTTACGGCCGTAGCGACCAGACCGACCAATCCTGGAGGAGGCGAGGGGTCGGAGGTCAGGTTACTGAACACCGGGCTGAGGGACTACTTCCTGCGTAGGGATACGTACCTGTGGATGTAGAGCTCTCTGTTGTTGGGCAGGTCATAGTTGATGATCAGGGAAACCTGAGGGACGTCCAGACCACGAGCCCAGACGTCGGTGGAGATCAGAACGCGACTGAAGACACAGACACCGGCAGgtttatcaatcaatcaatcaatcaatcaacagACAAGTCATCAATCGGcgatcgaccaatcagagcgtTACCTGGCTCCCGATCTGAACTCCTTCATGATGGACTCCCTCTCTTTCTGCGGCATGTCTCCGTGCATCGACGACACCGTAAAGTTGGCCTCCCTCATCTTCTCCGTTAGCCAGTCCACCTGAAAAACAGCACACTCAGACTACGCTTCCCACAATGCCGTGCTGACAGGACCCGTCAGAGTCAGGCCGtataaaatgtttagtttagcaTTTCTAGCAGCTGTGTTGTTTGCAAGTTTTTTAGTTGCTACCTTTAGCCCCTTTCAGacgttatttttttctgttaactttatctttttatgtCTCAAAGTAAAACTCTACTCATTTGAGGATCATTATCATAAAATTATTGGTCAGACTTTTCCACCTGCTGGATTTTGGTGTGTGCTGATTAGGAGCATTTTAAGAAAAGTACGAAAGCAAAGTGTCTTGTCTGACCTTCCTCTTGGTGTTGCAGAAGATGACGGCCTGTGTGATGGTCAGGGTGTCGTACAGGTCACACAGAGTGTCGAACTtccactcctctctctccacGGCCACGAAGAACTGCTTGATGCCCTCCAGAGTCAACTCATCACTGAGGGCGAGAGACATCCAgtcagacagagggagggggagagggagggggagggagagggaggggggcgtcTCTCACCGTTTCACCAGGATCCGGATCGGGTCGGTCATGAACTTGTTGGTCATCTCGAGGATCTCATGAGGCAGGGTGGCGCTGATCAGAACCACCTGAGTGGCCGGAGGCAGGTACCGGTACACGTCGTAGATCTGCTCTTTGAAGCCTGGACAGTAAGAGGGAACCACAACCACGTCAGTGACGACCAAGAACCACAAACAGAACCTCACGAACCACCtacaccagactccattcacaGTTTAGTCTATTCTAGACGATCAGACAGCTACAGGTGTCTTCAGGTGCGACTCACCTTTGTTGAGCATCTCGTCGGCCTCGTCCAGAACCAGCATCTTGATGGCTCTCGTCCTCAGACTCCTGCGACGAATCATGTCTGaagaaacacaaccacacacactccAGTGAACATCACGTTCCGAGCAGACGACCAATCAGATATCACCTGAAGCCCGCCTCCCGCCAGGGGGAGGAGTCAGTCACCGGGCGTTGTCGTGACAACCCACCAAACACTCGTCCAGGTGTGCCGGACACCACGTGCTGGCCGTAGTCCAGTTTGCGGATGTCCTCTCCAACGTTGGTTCCTCCGATGCAGGCGTGACACTGGACGTTCATGTAGTCTCCCAGAGCCAGCAGCACCTGGGCACAGACGACCAATCAGAAACAGGCCGCGCATGGTGGCGATGCTAATGGAAATGCCAGTACAGGTACTAATGGTGACACTAATGTACAGACCAGTGGCAATGCTAATGGCGATGCTAATGGACAGACCAGTAgcgatgctaatggtgatgctaatgtaCAGACCAgtagtgatgctaatggtgatgctaatgtaCAGACCAGTAGTGATGCTAATGGACAGACCAGTACAGGTACTAATGGTGACACTAATGTACAGACCAgtagtgatgctaatggtgatgctagtgGACAGACCAGTGGcaatgctaatggtgatgctaatggacaGACCAGTAGTGATGCTAATGGACAGTCCAGtcgtgatgctaatggtgatgctaatgaaCAGACCAGTAGTGATGCTAATGGACAGACCAGTAGTGATGCTAGTGGACAGACCAgtagtgatgctaatggtgatgctaatgtaCAGACCAgtagtgatgctaatggtgatgctaatggatAGACCagtggtgatgctaatggtgatggtAATGGATAGACCAGTGGCAATGCTAATGGACAGACCAGTGGcaatgctaatggtgatgctaatgtaCAGACCAGAAGTGATGCTAGTGGTGATGCTAGTGGACAGACCAGTAGTGATGCTAATGGACAGACCAGTGGCAATGccaatggtgatgctaatggatAGACCAGTGGcaatgctaatggtgatgctaatgaaCAGACCAGTAGTGATGCTAATGGACAGACCAGTAGTGATGCTAGTGGACAGACCAgtagtgatgctaatggtgatgctaatgtaCAGACCAgtagtgatgctaatggtgatgctaatggatAGACCAGTGGcaatgctaatggtgatgctaatgtaCAGACCAgtagtgatgctaatggtgatggtAATGGATAGACCAGTGGCAATGCTAATGGACAGACCAGTGGcaatgctaatggtgatgctaatgtaCAGACCAGAAGTGATGCTAGTGGTGATGCTAGTGGACAGACCAGTAGTGATGCTAATGGACAGACCAGTGGCAATGccaatggtgatgctaatgtaCAGACCAGaagtgatgctaatggtgatgctaatggacaGACCAGTAGTGATGCTAATGGACAGACCAGTGGTGATAAGAGTGGTGATGCTAACTGTGATGCTACCTTCTGAATCTGTCCGGCCAGCTCTCTGGTTGGAGCGAGGATCAGCGCCTGGGTCTCCCTCACCTGCAGACAGGAAGCACATCACATATTACACACCTGTTCAGGCACAACGAGACAGATCCAACATGGCCGACACTGACCTGGATGTCCAGACACTGCAGCACCGACACACAGAAGGTGGCCGTCTTTCCTGTTCCGGACTGGGACCTGAATGTAGCACAGATCAGCTGTTAGACaagagggggggtggggagggcaGAGGACAATCAGCTGATTTGAGACTTACTGAGCGATGACGTCTCTGCCTTTGATGATCTGTTTGATGGCTCTCTGCTGGATGGCCGACGGCTTCTCGAAGCCTGAAACGCAAAACGTGacctttgatttgattttatatgACAGATATgtcaacaataacaacaacatgggaaaaggaagaggaaaaaataatgaaaaaggcGGGTACAGTAGACAAAAAATATCTAATTTACAGATCCtgtaaataatgtatatttgtggtgggactgaagaaaaagaaatccaataaataattGATCTCGGTGATTTTTAATCATAGATACTCACAAACAGGCTAATAACAGACCGCAGATCAATCAGACAATCCAGTagagatgctaatggtgatgctaatggaaaAATCAGAGTTGATGCTAATCATGACGCTAATGGTGATGTAATGGACGGACCAGAGGCGATGCTAATGGTGCTGCTAATTAAAGACATCATTTGCTACCACGTTAATCCAGACGATCGTGCTCTTGAACACCTGATGAACTTTATCATCAATTACGCAAAATTCTTTATTCACAATCAAAAATTTGCTAATTCAGTATCTAAATTCGCTCCTTTTTTACTTGAACTAAAGTCTCTGTTTAACTCTCTTTATTtgatcaataataaaaaaagagcaataaatTACTGgacaattataaaaaaaaaattttcccccaaaacCTCTGACCAACCCTCTATTAATGACtactttgtttctcttttttacaaaatattatttttattttatgtgtcttGGCGTATTTTTCATCCTTGTACAcatttctgactttattttattttcaagccTTATTATATAATTTACTCTATCACGTTACTGTCCCTTTGTGTTTGCCTGGTGCTGCTCCACATAAATGTACCCTGTTGATTCTGTAAAATTTGttcaataaacttttttttttaaaaaaagagtggtGATGCTAATAGTGACGCTAATGGCGGTTTTATAATAGATAACATGTCAGTGCTGCACACACTGAGGATgctaattaataaaaatgtttaaacaaatCTGATATTAGTTTATTTAACGTCTTCAAAAATCACCAACCGGtgaatgaaaacatcaacaggCCAACTTTATGTCCCATCCATCAACCCAGATCTCCTCCGAGCTATGGCGCAACTGCGCACTAGCGTTAGTACAggaggctaatgctaacaaacATGATAAACTTTAGGGTTACCAGACGGCGAacagccccctttttttttggtgtgacTTGTCCCcacggctaaagctgtccctgaaaatgtccccgattttagcgaaaaaacaacatttttaacgGAATCCGCCGGATAAGAAGCGCTAGTAGTGAACATGTTGAGCACAGAGTAAAACTATCATGGTAGCTCATTGGTAGCTATTAACAATACAGACATTACAGTTTAAATAcgaataaatatgtcagaattaattaaaccgtaattgtccacgtttcttcatttcatcttgataacatcatttttttttatctccgagctgtaaatatacccggatttcatttcagaaatctggtcacctcAATAAACCCCCGACTTAAAAACACACCATATTCTTAActctaaacatgtttattttttaatctttatctAATTATAGGACCAGGTTTCATGAAATTGATCCATTTAATGTCTCCAAAAGCTCTGCGGAGATGaaccgttagcattagcatcgtGTGCTAACTCCTCCACCACGGAGGCCGCTTGGATCCCCGGCCTACCGTAGGCGTAGATGCCGCGGAGCAGGTCCTCCCGGAGCCCCATGGTGTCGAACGTAGGGGTGACGTCCACCTCCTCGCTGGTCTCGAACTCCACCTTGgtcatgtcctcctccttcaggagCCTCTTCCTGCCCTGCGTCCCTCCAGCAGCCATCTTTCTCGAAGATTTTAATTTCGGACGACGACTCGAAACTTTCCGCGCGCCGCTCGGTACAGCTGCTAACTGCTAAACGCTAGCAACGGGAGAAGAAAGACCGCCGCATGTGTCGCGCGGGTGACGTCAGCAGCCGGCGACGAGACGCGGGGCGTCATAACATACGGGCACTGGGTGTGGTTTGTCCGGTTTGTAGCACGGTTCTTAACTAGTTCTTAGTAGTTTCCgcttcagtgttttctctgcttgacgCAGCCAAACTAACAGCTTCTCCATCACCGcgtgtttttgtctttccacatggtttgTGGAAGAAATGAGTAGCTACTCCTCGCATCCGTTGatgttaaataacttgttgccacgCGGTAATTATccaatcaaataataaataaaataaaacatgagacCTACGATGCATAAAAGATCAAATAGCGCAGAAATATTCACAATACACAGAAGTAAACAGTTACAAATAAGTTACGGAAGAGTCTGAAGAGTGAAGAGAGACCAACACTCGTTTATAAAGTTTAATGTGCTCCTTTAATGAGTCTGTTGAGGTACTGTTCTCTTTAGACTGACCAGTGTGTTGTGGAGTGGGTGGGAGTTGTTGTCCAGGAGCAACACGTATGGGAAATCTccttgttatatatatataattatatatatgtgatgtTAAAATCAACCCGACACCATCTCAACATGAACCGATGAAGGACACTGGAACACCCGTTGCCTCCGTTACAAAGCcgttataaataaagtttattgtcGCTGATAAAAACACTGGAACACGTTCACAGccttaaaatattctttaatttCACCCACGTCGGGGACACAGTTCATTTGATGACTGATCGATGACCTGATCAGGGATCTGTACATCTCCAACCGCTGAACCCACCGCTGTCAATCAGTCATCAACGGTCCACTCTGAacatcctcctctgtgtgtgtcctctgtgtgtgtcctctgtgtgtttcatgtttcactGTGACGACTCCGTGTACTTTATTACACTCAGCCTGGTCCCGATGCGTCCGGCTGATCGGTTCTGATGCAGGAACATGATGACGACGACGTGCGAATTGTCGATTTGGCACTTGGAAGATTTctgctgagatttttttttattatctcaacataaaaaaaaaagaaaaaaaacacactcgcTAAcacacgtgaacacacacacacacaaacacacattacaatCCTCATCTACTTTCAGTCGcagcgtgtttttttgttgacattgtcataACAAACGAACAAAGAGTAAACGagttgaaaacaaaataaaactgatgaaGTCCAgctgagtgtgagtgtgtgtgtgtgtgtgtgtgtgagtgtgtgtgtgtgtgagtgaagtgTGTTTTTGGGCTCCGATCATGTGACTCTCAGTCCTCTTTTGATTGGTGGACGTCCAGACTGACGACCTGCAGCTCCGTCAGgttgctgctgctctgttgaCTGATCACCATCTAAACAAGAacagaatgataataaaaataaagtataaatatatatatgtgtgataATATAATCAATAGTTGATCATAGTGTGTGTTGATCAGTACCGGGTGCAGCTGGACCGCAGACACAGGGATCTGAGCGGCAACTGGAGGGAGAGACGTTAGGAAGACCTGAGAGACGGCAGCTAAAAGACACAAACGTTCATTAGTCATCAGAGCGGATCCGTTAACGGGCAGAGACTCACGTGATAATTAGCATACGAGTTAAATGGACTCGGGTACCGGGGTCGTGTGACTGAGCGTGACCCGTGGATGAGAAGGTGTTGAGGACGGTGAGGCCGCCATCGGCCAGCGACGGCGTCGGTGTGGCGTACATCACCGTGTGACCGCCGGGTAACATCATGTGACCcgatacagaggaggaggaggaggaggaggaggaggtggaggtggagacgATGGAGACGGGAAGACTGGCTgcagagacgagagagagagagagagagacaggatgATCTGAAACGTATAGTAGTGCACGGTCAAAGATCTACCCAAAGTACAAACCAGGGACCCAGAATtagtttgaaaaacaacaaaacaaactctgGATTCCACTTCCAGGTCTcgcttattgttttatttctgctattAGTTGTGTTCCATAAAGAACTACACGGATATGACTGTGATGCAAAATATTTACGACCTTTTTAAGTCTCATCCTGTAACGactcctcccaaacactaggtggcactgtgtctttttttttttttttaccagtcgggttaattgttgtttctacttcctggttcactTTCAAGCGTGACGTCTACTACCGAGACGACCGATCGCAGCTCTCGTTCTCTGCGCCGCCACCATGCAGTCCCATTTACGGGGAGGAGGTGGGCGTTAGCTACGCGATGAGCCTTTGTGTCGATTAGCGCAGCCTTCGATTAGCCCTTCGAAATAAAAGGCGAGTGACGAGGAGGCGGGGGCTATGTTCTCACCTGAAGAGGAGGCGGGGCAGTGCatgtcagagctgctgtggaTGGTGGAGCCCTGCTGACTGCTGGTCTGGACCTGGATGGTCTGTAGCTGCTGAGAGACTCCAGACcctgatgaacacatgaacatggACGTGAACCAGGAGGCTCCAGGTGTGAACGCACACCGGGAGTCACGTTCACAGGCTCTGACCTGACAGTGAAACGGTGGCGGGGAGGCGGAGCAGCGTGGTCGACTGAGTGGGCGTGGCGTGCAGCGTGGCAGCGGGGGCCGGGGCCACGGGGCCCTGGATGGTCAGGGACTGGCCCTGCAGCTGGCTGAGGGGGATGGTGTGCGTGCCGGGGGGCAGCGAGGCACCTGTGGAGAGGTGGAGGGACCGGGGGGTGGAGCCAGAGGCAGGTAAGCTGTGCACAAGCAGGAAGAACAAGCCGAGGGGGCCGATCTAAACCCCGCCCACCTACCTGACATCAAGGTGAAGCCTCCAGGGAGGACGACGCCCGCCGACGTCTTCAGCAGCGTCccgttggaggaggaggaggaggaggaggaggaggtggaggacgaaGGCTGGGCGGAGCCGGACAGGCTGAAGGACGGTTTGATCAGGTCCTGCAGGGACACGGAGACGGACTGAGCACAGAGGGACAAAACGCCGGTCTGTCCGTCCCCTTCGTCTCCCGGCGCCACCTTAAGCTTTTATGGTCGACCAGTCGACGATTATTTTTTTTGCGAAATCACACACCAGCACGAAGCAGAGTCAACATTAGCTTTAAGGTTTGACGATGGTACATTCATCTTCTAATGAACTTTGCAGCTTGTACcagaatttctttaaatgtgatgtgtaaattaaaatgaaggcACAACTCTGACCTTTAACACTTTTAACACATAACCTCTGCGTGCTAAGGCTAATGAAACCGTTAATGTTAGCCTTAAGCTAATGATGATGATtacagctatatatatatatatatttatataagtaAGAGGTGTTAGCAGCTAACTAGCCAAATAGCTTAATTACTGAGACGACTGTTCCTCTTCGTCAGAAgctgtgtttccttttcagACGCTCGTGCTTCACCATGAAAGACGAGTTCTAGAGATTAACGCCACTGAGCGtcaaggacagaaaagcagTGGGAggttcagagagaaaaaccaagCTTCAAAAAACAGTAACAGTCGATGCGATCGTGACCAGTCAGCTACTCTGCGTTAGTCTTCCCCCGGTGAGAAACATCTCTGGCTCgttctgtaacaactccacccaaaacACTCGTCGCTGTTgggtctttttttgccagtcatgttaactttttctttctgcttcctgtttcactttcagcaTCGGAGGCCGACTCTTGTTTGAGGAACGCGATTCGTACAAAATGTCTGTTATCTCCAAACCTCACGGATTCTCCACTGAAAAAGCCGGAAAcactaaagaggaaaaaaaacactaccaCTAACTGTAACCGCGTAGTTACTTGTTTCTGGGGAGGTGGTCGTCAGCTGTGACGCCGGTGTCTGCGTTACCTTGGCGCCCTCGGGGAGGCCCTCCGCCTCGGAGACCTGGTAGGTGAGGTCGGTCTCCTCGAAGCCCGTGGCGCTCATCCTCTGGTCGGTGGAGGGGTCGGAGCGCGGCGGCGAGTCGGGGGAGTTGAGGCAGGTCTGGATCAGGGCCTTGCCCGTCTCCGACGTGATCATCGGCTGCAGCTTCCTGGTGGCGAAGGTGTAGACGTGACCCGTCTCGCTGGcgaccagcagcagcacctggGTCCCGGTCAACGTGGACAACTCGTACGCCTGCAGGGAACAAACACAGGGCGACCGGTTCGATCACACTCTGGACCGAAACCGTGCGCCGAGCACAGACCGTTGGCCCACGCAGGACCGGATGGCGAGGAAGGAAAAAAcgcatcaaacaaacaaaacaccacatcccattttatttcaaacaaacaaacaaacaaaaacagactgatGTGGAGTGAAATGAGGAATGTACGGACTTAGACACtgggggaaaccaaacaaccacaaacacatgtcCCAACACAGGAGAACCGGCTCATCAGGGAACCCAGCATCTCTGACAGAacaacaccacagaagaagaagtgatgtGGCCTCAGGTGTCTACCTGCCAGGTGTCTCACCTTCTTCATGATGCCGGTCTTCCTCTTGCT
The nucleotide sequence above comes from Mugil cephalus isolate CIBA_MC_2020 chromosome 2, CIBA_Mcephalus_1.1, whole genome shotgun sequence. Encoded proteins:
- the LOC125003923 gene encoding uncharacterized protein LOC125003923, coding for MGTRTGSGPGPMNSEADGGQFEDREFSTEVVYSGSDQDSDSGDDEDTVGSGGDRRGVKRVRSNRDPERQSSSSGGLMAGGYGGLSPGVPGVKPGKKTRGRVKIKMEFIDNKLRRYTTFSKRKTGIMKKAYELSTLTGTQVLLLVASETGHVYTFATRKLQPMITSETGKALIQTCLNSPDSPPRSDPSTDQRMSATGFEETDLTYQVSEAEGLPEGAKDLIKPSFSLSGSAQPSSSTSSSSSSSSSNGTLLKTSAGVVLPGGFTLMSGASLPPGTHTIPLSQLQGQSLTIQGPVAPAPAATLHATPTQSTTLLRLPATVSLSGSGVSQQLQTIQVQTSSQQGSTIHSSSDMHCPASSSASLPVSIVSTSTSSSSSSSSSVSGHMMLPGGHTVMYATPTPSLADGGLTVLNTFSSTGHAQSHDPAAVSQVFLTSLPPVAAQIPVSAVQLHPMVISQQSSSNLTELQVVSLDVHQSKEDQLAAVPSGARKVSSRRPKLKSSRKMAAGGTQGRKRLLKEEDMTKVEFETSEEVDVTPTFDTMGLREDLLRGIYAYGFEKPSAIQQRAIKQIIKGRDVIAQSQSGTGKTATFCVSVLQCLDIQVRETQALILAPTRELAGQIQKVLLALGDYMNVQCHACIGGTNVGEDIRKLDYGQHVVSGTPGRVFDMIRRRSLRTRAIKMLVLDEADEMLNKGFKEQIYDVYRYLPPATQVVLISATLPHEILEMTNKFMTDPIRILVKRDELTLEGIKQFFVAVEREEWKFDTLCDLYDTLTITQAVIFCNTKRKVDWLTEKMREANFTVSSMHGDMPQKERESIMKEFRSGASRVLISTDVWARGLDVPQVSLIINYDLPNNRELYIHRIGRSGRYGRKGVAINFVKNDDIRILRDIEQYYSTQIDEMPMNVADLI
- the soul4 gene encoding heme-binding protein soul4, producing the protein MALISLEDLEGLDEEQLDDDITDNPEPMDEEERDRLLAHWQAVASTHQVSVPPEMTGPIQEMTRNSQQREALPYTSISCHEKMGEVVFEERQYAAGHWACVTQSEALYEQSISKGFMKLMRFICKENSAGRYLGMTVPVLSNIQVTADGHAFHKEVETAFYLPAQFQNDPPRSFDPDVSIVHRGPINVVTRVFFGTTTEETVSHQVRLLWEMLGAREDLHRERYLVAVYENPGVPRRRNEIWFIRRDA